In a genomic window of Glaciimonas sp. PCH181:
- a CDS encoding LysR family transcriptional regulator: MARFDLELLLVFDEIYKTRNVTRAADNLGLPQSTVSIALAKLREHFNDRLFSRTAKGMEPTPRAQNAIADVRSSIQALQHALAEQPVFEPADSKREFRICMTDISEVVLLPQLLNHLRKVGPGIRLDVSKISPGSPADLADGTVDLAVGFMPHLEAGFYQQTLFNQHFTCLVSTDHPRIGKTLRLEALQREAHVVVRTSGTGHAIVDKVLAQESVQRNIALQLPSFLGVARIVAETEMIAIVPHRYGVAMAGREHIRLFPVPVKLPSFSVKQHWHERYHADASNRWLRQVMAQLFSESIAKTDG; the protein is encoded by the coding sequence ATGGCCCGTTTTGACCTCGAACTGCTGCTAGTCTTCGACGAGATCTACAAGACCCGTAACGTGACGCGCGCGGCGGATAATCTCGGCCTGCCGCAATCGACGGTCAGTATTGCTCTGGCCAAACTGCGCGAGCATTTCAACGACCGCCTGTTCAGCCGTACCGCCAAAGGCATGGAGCCGACGCCGCGCGCGCAGAACGCTATCGCCGATGTGCGGAGCTCGATTCAGGCGTTGCAGCATGCACTGGCCGAGCAGCCCGTATTCGAACCTGCCGACAGCAAGCGTGAGTTCCGCATCTGCATGACGGACATCAGCGAAGTGGTGCTGCTGCCGCAGCTGCTGAACCATCTAAGGAAAGTTGGGCCGGGCATTCGCCTCGACGTTTCGAAGATTTCACCGGGCAGCCCGGCCGATCTGGCCGATGGCACGGTCGATCTGGCGGTCGGTTTCATGCCGCACCTGGAGGCGGGTTTCTACCAGCAGACGCTGTTCAACCAGCATTTCACCTGCCTGGTGTCGACCGACCATCCGCGTATAGGTAAGACTCTGCGGCTTGAGGCACTTCAGCGCGAGGCGCATGTGGTGGTGCGCACCTCCGGTACCGGCCACGCCATCGTCGACAAGGTGCTGGCGCAAGAATCAGTGCAGCGTAACATCGCACTCCAACTGCCGAGTTTCCTCGGCGTAGCCCGCATCGTCGCGGAGACTGAGATGATTGCCATCGTGCCGCATCGCTATGGCGTAGCCATGGCAGGACGCGAGCATATCCGCTTGTTTCCTGTGCCGGTCAAGTTGCCCAGCTTCTCGGTCAAACAGCATTGGCACGAGCGCTATCACGCGGATGCGTCGAATCGCTGGCTGCGCCAAGTGATGGCGCAACTATTTTCTGAAAGTATCGCCAAAACAGATGGATAG